The following proteins are encoded in a genomic region of Heptranchias perlo isolate sHepPer1 chromosome 6, sHepPer1.hap1, whole genome shotgun sequence:
- the mitd1 gene encoding MIT domain-containing protein 1 isoform X3: MDRAEQIKKQLNKLKEEGKYHEQIKIPADATGFSYEKLFKPYLDQFVTEVWVEDPYVRHVHQLYNFLRFCEMLLKGPCKVKTIHLMTSLDDSGGKLQQTGGLEEIKQSLQSYGVTLEMNYSSTIHDREIRFNNGWMIKIGRGLDYFKKTQGRFSIGYCDFDLRQCHETTVDIFHIKHTKNS, translated from the exons AAGGGAAATATCACGAACAGATCAAAATTCCAGCAGATGCTACTGGATTCAGTTATGAAAAGTTGTTCAAACCATACTTGGATCAGTTTGTTACCGAAGTCTGGGTAGAGGATCCATACGTCAGGCATGTTCATCAG CTATACAACTTCTTGAGATTCTGTGAGATGCTTCTAAAAGGGCCTTGCAAAGTGAAAACTATCCATCTAATGACTTCACTTGATGAT AGTGGTGGGAAATTGCAGCAGACCGGTGGCCTTGAAGAGATAAAGCAGTCATTGCAGAGTTATGGGGTAACCCTGGAGATGAACTACTCTTCGACAATACATGACCGGGAAATCAG ATTCAACAATGGGTGGATGATCAAGATTGGAAGAGGACTAGATtactttaaaaaaacacag GGTCGATTTTCTATTGGTTATTGTGACTTTGACTTGAGACAGTGCCATGAAACTACAGTGGACATTTTTCACATCAAGCATACAAAGAATTCATAA
- the LOC137322522 gene encoding BTB/POZ domain-containing protein KCTD21-like, with protein sequence MSDPITLNVGGKLYTSSLATLTRYPDSMLGVMFSGKMPSTSDQHGNFFIDRDGKIFRYILNFLRTSNLDLPDDFQEAGLLKREADFYQIQPLIEALQERESENAKAERNAMLNITLDQRLQTVYFTVKPAPRMYNLTSCSTEVFDANIFCTSAEFLKHLSSKFCYFVNGKLLPIGYEKKDPHHLTLQWVGHVAVLPEDEYTRQNLKRLWIVPTNEQVNNFQLFVEEVLKTAMSDGFHVDSLQPDSSDFMNYKVLRLVRYK encoded by the coding sequence ATGTCTGATCCTATAACATTAAACGTAGGAGGAAAGCTGTACACCAGTTCTCTGGCAACTTTAACACGTTATCCAGACTCAATGCTGGGTGTAATGTTCAGTGGGAAAATGCCCTCAACTAGTGATCAACATGGTAATTTCTTCATTGACAGAGATGGCAAAATATTTCGATACATTCTAAATTTTCTGCGCACATCAAACCTGGACCTCCCAGATGATTTTCAAGAAGCGGGGCTCTTGAAGAGAGAAGCTGATTTTTACCAGATCCAGCCTTTGATAGAGGCTTTGCAGGAGAGAGAATCTGAAAATGCCAAAGCGGAGAGGAATGCAATGCTTAACATTACTCTGGATCAGAGACTGCAGACTGTGTACTTCACAGTTAAACCAGCCCCACGAATGTACAACCTAACCTCATGTAGCACAGAGGTCTTTGATGCAAACATATTTTGCACATCAGCTGAATTCTTGAAGCATCTGAGTTCCAAGTTTTGTTACTTTGTCAATGGTAAACTTTTACCAATTGGTTATGAGAAAAAGGATCCACACCATTTGACACTACAGTGGGTTGGACATGTGGCAGTGTTGCCTGAAGATGAATACACAAGACAGAATTTAAAAAGACTATGGATTGTACCTACAAATGAGCAAGTTaacaattttcagttgtttgtagaGGAAGTGTTAAAAACAGCAATGAGTGATGGATTCCATGTGGATTCATTACAGCCAGACTCCTCTGACTTCATGAATTATAAGGTACTACGTTTAGTCCGATATAAATAG